The Diceros bicornis minor isolate mBicDic1 chromosome 15, mDicBic1.mat.cur, whole genome shotgun sequence genome has a window encoding:
- the B3GNT5 gene encoding lactosylceramide 1,3-N-acetyl-beta-D-glucosaminyltransferase isoform X2, with translation MVCSLCRGSETGSLRLQRGRRAAEPPPRPAPPLPAGQPRRRAPPRRSSSRAPGKEGRSRFCFLRTRRGPDSRLYRTFPYTGWRSTPETSLKPSQHPFYTVAYYTVTLNLHKKK, from the exons ATGGTGTGTTCTTTGTGCCGGGGATCGGAGACGGGCTCCCTCCGTCTGCAGCGAGGGCGCCGGGCCGCCGAgcctccgccccgccccgccccgcccctgccGGCCGGACAGCCCCGCCGGCGCGCGCCTCCTCGCCGGAGCAGCTCTCGGGCTCCGGGAAAGGAGGGTCGGAGTCGCTTCTGCTTCCTCCGGACCAGGCGAG GTCCAGATTCCAGGTTGTACAGAACATTTCCTTACACTGGTTGGAGATCTACACCAGAAACATCTCTAAAGCCTTCCCAGCATCCTTTCTACACAGTGGCCTACTACACA GTTACACTTAACCTTCACAAAAAGAAGTAG